TCCGTTGTCGGATTACCGTTTTCATCGATCAAGGTTTGCTGGGTACCTTGAGCATCAACAACCGATAAAGTGTCGCCACTATTACTGATGATAACTTGATAGCTACCACTCACTTGTGCTGTCGATAAAGGCTCCAGCTGCGCGGTCCCCAGGTTGCCTTCAGCATCAACCACCACCCGTTGTGCCGCAATATCAGAAGGTTCAGTCGCACTCATCGCCATGTGTGCCCCACCGAGGCGGACGGGACGAATCGTAAAGGTTTCGTCAGATGGCGCAGCCGAAAGACTACTTACCTCAATTTTCATACCATCGGCTTGCAGTACTTGCGGATCAGTGGCTTGAATACTCTGGTTCAACACCTCTTCACCTTTGGCGTTGAACATCTGATAGGTATTAGTCACACCGTCAGTACTGGCTTTTAGCTTATAATCACCCACCTGAAGCTTAGATACATCGTCGATAGCCACTGCCATCTCTGCACTGCTACCGATAGGCTTGAGTACCCGCTGGCTCATCGCAACGGGATCATTGATATCCGCATACAGGTTTTTACCCTGCTCACCATTGAGATCCAAACCCTGGCGCTGGATCGTATTGACCTGCCCGGCAAAGCCGATTGCCATCCGCCCCACTTCATCGATGCTGCGTTCAACCACATCGCGGCGAAACCCCACCATCGCACCCAGGATCCCGCCCATGCTGTCGGATTCAATCGGCTTGGTCGTATGGCCGTCATCGACCGCAATCTGGGTTTGCAACGGATCGGGATCGCCGGGTATCACGGTAAGGCGCGATGATTCTGTCCCCGAGACCAGGGTTTGGCCATCACCGATGATCACCGTATTGGCCAGGTTATCTTTGCCTTTGAGCACCGTCACTTTGGTGTACTGCGCCAGTTCATTGACCAAACTCTGCTGCTGGTCAAACAAGTCATTTTTCTCCCCTGCCGGGTTTTCCTGAATGCGCTTGTTCAAGGTGGCAATTTCTTGCCCCAAGCTATTGACTCGGTCAACCGTTGCCACCAGTTGGTCATTGACATCCCGCTGCATGCCAGAGAGTGTCTCGTAGGTACTATTGACGGTTTGGCTGACCAATGCGGCATTTTCCAGTACTGCTTTGCGCGATCCTAAGTCGTTAGGGTGATCCGCCAAGCTTTTTACCGAGTCGTAATAGTCATTCATACTGGCAATAGTCTTGCTGGCATTGTTAGAGATAAATTCGTCCATCACCGCCAGCTGAGCATGGCTCTCATTGGCTTGGTGGAGCTGGGTGGTCGACTGGGTCAGCTCTCTTGCCGCAAACTGATCGTAGGCCCGGCGGACATTATCAATATAAGCCCCCGTGCCATACTGGCTACCACCAATCCAATGGGCGTCATCCGCTTTCTGCTCAGCGCTCTGGCGGCTGTATCCGGGCGTATTGACGTTGCTGATATTGTGGCTGGTCACGTTCAGCTGCTTCTGAGAAGTCCTCAGCCCACTCATACCGATATTGAGCAAATCCAACGCCATCACTTATCTCCAGCCAATATAAACAGCAACATTGCCGTCCAGAAATCTAACATTCACTCAAGATACAAATGCAATATCCATACCAAAACCAAATCCAGCACAATATAAGCAGGCATAAAATTTGCATAACCCGCTATATCCATTCAGAAGCGGCAATCCATGTGATCATAAAGAGTTTGCAATGAAGATAGACTTAACCCCAACCGCGACACTCACGCTGCAGGAGGCCTTCCAGCTTGGAGTCAACACCTACCAGGAAGGCAACAAAGCCAAAGCGCGTGAAATTTTCGAATCTATTCTGGAAAAGGCTCCTGAAGCTATTGATGTATTGCAAGTTTTAGCCGTTCTTGATGCCGACGATGGCCAGTACCTAAAAGCCGAAAACAAACTGCGCAAGGCGCTGTCACTGTGCCCCGACGATACCGCCATTCAGTTGGATCTTGCCCACACCCTGAAGCTGCAAGGACGAAATATTGATGCGCTCGCTTTACTGGGTGAAATCTTGACGGTTTCTCCACAGCATCAAGGCGCGCTGCAATTACAGGGGGAAATACACAAAGCAACGGGCAACCGAAGTCAAAAAGCGGATAAAACACTCAAGCAGGTCTCTCAGCAAAAAGACCACCAGCTAGAGCTAGAAATTCAGAAAACGTTAGAGACCGTTGTCCAATTGTTGACCGGCCAGCATTACCAGCCCGCCGAGCAATTATTGCAGTCAATGCTGTTGCTTTGTCCACAAAACCTCGATTTGCAGCTCAAGCTGGCCACGGTGTATACCTTGCAAGAGAAGTACACCAACGCGACTCATCAGCTGAAGTCAGCCTTGGCGTTGAGCCCGTCTAGTGAAAACATCATTCTGATGTTGGCAAAGCTTTACCGCCATACCAAGCAATATGAGGCGGGGGTTATCGCATGTACAACTTTTGCCAAAAATACCCCACAACTAGGCCCTGAGCTAGGAAAGTTATTCTCTGAACTGCTCATGCTAAAAGGCGAATACCACGATGCCTATGAGATGAGTCGCCAGTTGCTACGACAAATGCCTTCTGACCCCGAGGTATTATGGGTGAATGCCATCTCGTTTTTCAAAAAAGTAACTGAAAAACAGCTATTCTCCAGCGAGTTAATTGAGCAGGCGGCAAAAAAACTGACTGCCGCTCTTGATGCAAACCTAGATAATCATGAGAAAGCCATCAAGCTGTCACAGGGAATGTTTGATCTCACATATTTAAGCGGTGATTTCCAGCAAGCTGAGCAATACCTCAATGCCGTTTCCGAGCACTATCCTGACGATGTAAAAGTACAATGGAACAGGCATATCCTATATCGCTACCACCAGCAATGGGAGCAATATTATCAAGCTTATGAGAGTGGGATTGAGACAGGCGACAGGACAAGTTACAAAGTAAACAAACCTTACTGGACACCGGAGCGCCCTTTTTCTGACAAGGTCCTCGTTGTTCGAGAGCAAGGGGTGGGTGATGAAGTTCTTTTTGCCCACAATTTAAACTATTTGATTGCAAAGGTCAGCCAAGTTTACCTGGCCTGTGACGAACGCCTTGTACCTATGATGCAATTGGCGTTTCCTTCGATAGAACTTATCCCTATCAAAGCGAATTCAGCAACCATCCAAAACCAGATTAAACTCAAGCTACTTGAAAATATTGACAGTTGGCTTCCTATGGGAAGTATCAGTCAGTACATTTTTAAAGAGACTGGCAAACATTGGCATGACGAGAAATTTGTCCAGTTTCCTGACGAGATGCAGCAGTCCTGGCAACATAAAGTCAACGACTCCTCAAAGCCAACATCGTTGAAAATTGGTATTAGCTGGCGAAGTGGGCTGCGTTCCGGTGCACGAAACCGAAACTACTTATCGATCAATGATGTTGCCCACTTCATGAAGCAGTTTCCAAATGCAACGTTTTATAACTTACAGTACGGCGATTGCGACAAAGAGCTGAAAAAGCTGAAAAAACTCACCGGCATAGATGTCATTACCTTTGACGAACTGGATCTTAAAGATGATTTCTTATCGACCGCTGCTCTGATTAACTCTCTTGATGCCGTATTCACTTCGGGGAGTTCCGTGTTCCGCTTAACTGTCGCGGTTGGCAAGCCTTGTTATGTCTTTGTCGCAAGGGAGCAAAATGATTGCTATACGCAACCCATCTCATTTTATGGTGAAGGTAAAGACAAGCGCCACGAAAAGATGTTTGCTTATCCACCTCTTATCGATAACAAGTTCCCTGTTGTTGAAGCAATAGCAAACTGCATAAAGAAAGATTTTGGTATATAGCCACAAGCCCTGAGTACACATACGCAGAAAGTGCAACCGTATAAATGCTAATCGACTGCTACAGCGCGTTAGCTGTAGCAGCGGCAAACGATGACATAGAGTGCAGCACGATGACTCAAAAAAAACAATTAATCATTATTGGCGCAGGTGGGTTTGCCAAATCGATAGTCGATAGTCTCGATCATCAAAGCTACAACCTTGTTGGTTTTATCGATACTTTCAAACAGGGACAGCATATTGGTTTTGATATTATCGCCAATCACCTCGATGACCTCGCCTCTCCCCAAGATTATGTCTATTTTATCGGTGTTGGTGATCCGATCGTCCGCCATCAGTTTTACATGCAGTTACAAGAGAGTGGGCTTGAACAAATCAATATCATCGACCCCACCGCAATGCTCGCCAAAGACGTCAAGCTGGGTAACGGTATTTATATTGGGAAAATGTGTATTATCAACAGCGGTACCAGGCTCGCCGACGGCGTGGTGGTCAATACCCGCTCCCTCATCGAACATGGCAATAATATTCAGTGCTGCTCGAATATTACAACGAATGTCGTGCTTAATGGTGATGTCACTGTCGGCAGCCGAACATTCGTCGGCAGCTGTACGGTCGTCAATGGCCAAATAACGATTGGCGCCAACAGCATTATTGGCTCCGGCTCTGTTGTTATCCGCAACATTGGCGATAATATAGTCGTCGCCGGCTCACCAACACGTCTAATAAGAGAAATCACAACATGAATCCGATATACATTGTTGCCGAAATTGGCTGCAACCATAATGGTGATTTTAAACTAGCAAAACAAATGGTTGACGAGGCAAAAAAGGCCGGTGTCGATGCCGTGAAGTTCCAGACCTTCAAGGCAGAACAACTCATTTCAAAAATTGCGCCTAAAGCCGAATACCAGATAGTGCAGACGGGGAATGACGAGACACAGTTGGAGATGACGCGCAAGCTGGAGCTACCCTATGATGAGTTCATCAAATTGGAACACTATGCCAAATCACTTGGGCTGGATGTGTTTTCGACCCCTTTTGATATGGACTCGATTGACTTTCTCGCTTCACGCCAGCAGAAAACCTGGAAGATCCCATCAGGGGAGCTCCTAAATCTGCCTTATCTCGAGAAAATTGCGCGCCTCCCCATTGCTGGTAAAAAAATTATCCTCTCTACCGGTATGGCGACACTTGAAGAAATTTCCCTGGCACTTAGCGTACTAAACCAAAACGGTATGTCGCCAGGCGACATCACCATCCTGCATTGTAATACCGAATACCCAACTCCCTTTGAGGATGTCAATTTAAATTGCATTGCAGGCCTGAAAGAAACATTCAGTGAGTATCAAGTTGGCTTCTCCGATCACTCACCAGGCTATTTTGCCGGTATTGCATCGGTACCCTTTGGGATTTCGATGATTGAAAAGCACTTCACGCTAGATAAAAGCTTCGAAGGGCCGGATCACAAAGCGTCGGTCACCCCCGATGAGCTTCGCCTGCTGTGTGAGGGGATCCGAGCTGTCGAAACATCTCTGGGCAGCCGGGAGAAAACCGTAACCCCGTCTGAGCGTAAGAACAAAATTGTGGCGAGAAAGTCTATCGTTGCAAAAAAAACCATTCAAAAGGGCGAGCATTTTACGCTAGATAATATCACGACCAAGCGCCCTGGAAATGGCATTAGCCCGATGGCTTGGTACGACTTACTCGGCAAACAGGCAGAGCAAGATTTTTCTGAAGATCAGTTAATTACGCATACAGGCTTTAGTGCACAAGAAGTTTGAGTATTATGTCTAATAAAATTGCCATTATCCCTGCACGCTCAGGCTCAAAGGGGCTGCCCAATAAAAACATTCTCATGCTATTGGACAAACCTGTACTGGCTTACACCATTGAAGCTGCCAGTCAATCGGGCGAGTTTGATCGCATCATCGTATCAACAGACTCGCTCGAATATAAATCCATCGCTGAGCACTATGGGGCAGAGGTTATCATTCGGGATAAGGCGCTCGCTTCAGATACTGCGACCTCTTTTATGGTTATTGCCGATGTCCTTGAAAAGGTGTCTGGCTATAGCCATTTTGCGCTACTTCAGCCAACCTCCCCATTTAGAACATCTGAACACATCAAGCAAGCCATTAGCCTGTTCGATGCCCACCCAGACGCGAACTTCCTGGCCTCCGTGGCAAAAAGTGATAAATGCTCGGCACTTATCAAACCGATAGATGATGATCTGAGCCTAAAATATTTTGATGAGGATTTCAGTCAATATCGCCGCCAGACCCGATGCGAGTACTCCCCTAATGGGGCAATCTTTATCGCCAATTGCCATCAGTATCTTGAGAAAAAACACTTTTTTGGTAAAGACAGTATTGCCTATATCATGTCTAAAGCCGACTCCATCGATATTGATGACCAATTAGACTTTGAACTGGCCATTGCGATACAGAGCAAAAAGAATAAAGAAAAACAGCTACTGCATGCTATCCAGCAACGTATTGATGACAAATTTTCACGTCCTATGCCTCAATCGCCCATTACCTTGTTAGGGCATTCCCTGTTTGACTATTGGGATATCAAAACGATTTCAGCAATGCCAGTCAATAACTTGGGTATCGCCGGGATCAATACCAAACAATATTTGGACTTTATCTTTGATAACGATTTACTTGACACACTTGGAAAGCACACTGTCATTTTTGCAGGAACCAATGACATTGTTGTTGAGGGGTGGGCTCCCTTAGATACGCTGAAGTGGATTAAAGAGACAATACAAAAAATAAGAGCAATCACCCCTACGTCAAGAATCTATGTTATCTCTGTTCCTCCCGTGAGAGGAAGAATGGATCGTAGCAATGCTGTTATTCAACAGCTCAATACCATGTTGAAAGTACATATCCAAGATGCGCAATGGATTCAGTTGAGTGACCGTTTTTATGATGAATTTGGCAATTTACCCGCTGAATTTACCACCGACGGGTTACATTTTTCACCTGTTGCTTACCAGCAATTAGAACTTGAAGTGGCTGAATATCTACAATGAAAAAATTACTGTATGTAACTGGCTCCCGAGCTGAATATGGCATAATGAAGCGCCTTTTATCAGCGCTCATGCATGATGAAGACGTCGATTTATCCATTGTCGCAACGGGAATGCATTGTGAAGAAAAGTATGGCTTGACCTACAAACAGATTGAAAGTGACGGATTTTGCCTGCATAAACGTATCCCTATCGATATTGATACGACAAATAACGCTGCAATATTGGCATCGATGTCTCTGTGCCAAACCCAGTTTGGCCAGTACTTTCATGATCACCCGTATGATGCCGTGATGCTACTTGGTGACAGGTATGAAATCTTGCCTGTCGCTATTGCCGCTGCTATGCATAACCTCCCGATCATTCACCTACAT
This Photobacterium gaetbulicola Gung47 DNA region includes the following protein-coding sequences:
- a CDS encoding putative capsular polysaccharide biosynthesis protein NeuD (COG0110); amino-acid sequence: MLIDCYSALAVAAANDDIECSTMTQKKQLIIIGAGGFAKSIVDSLDHQSYNLVGFIDTFKQGQHIGFDIIANHLDDLASPQDYVYFIGVGDPIVRHQFYMQLQESGLEQINIIDPTAMLAKDVKLGNGIYIGKMCIINSGTRLADGVVVNTRSLIEHGNNIQCCSNITTNVVLNGDVTVGSRTFVGSCTVVNGQITIGANSIIGSGSVVIRNIGDNIVVAGSPTRLIREITT
- a CDS encoding N-acylneuraminate cytidylyltransferase (COG1083), whose amino-acid sequence is MSNKIAIIPARSGSKGLPNKNILMLLDKPVLAYTIEAASQSGEFDRIIVSTDSLEYKSIAEHYGAEVIIRDKALASDTATSFMVIADVLEKVSGYSHFALLQPTSPFRTSEHIKQAISLFDAHPDANFLASVAKSDKCSALIKPIDDDLSLKYFDEDFSQYRRQTRCEYSPNGAIFIANCHQYLEKKHFFGKDSIAYIMSKADSIDIDDQLDFELAIAIQSKKNKEKQLLHAIQQRIDDKFSRPMPQSPITLLGHSLFDYWDIKTISAMPVNNLGIAGINTKQYLDFIFDNDLLDTLGKHTVIFAGTNDIVVEGWAPLDTLKWIKETIQKIRAITPTSRIYVISVPPVRGRMDRSNAVIQQLNTMLKVHIQDAQWIQLSDRFYDEFGNLPAEFTTDGLHFSPVAYQQLELEVAEYLQ
- a CDS encoding putative sialic acid synthase NeuB (COG2089); translation: MNPIYIVAEIGCNHNGDFKLAKQMVDEAKKAGVDAVKFQTFKAEQLISKIAPKAEYQIVQTGNDETQLEMTRKLELPYDEFIKLEHYAKSLGLDVFSTPFDMDSIDFLASRQQKTWKIPSGELLNLPYLEKIARLPIAGKKIILSTGMATLEEISLALSVLNQNGMSPGDITILHCNTEYPTPFEDVNLNCIAGLKETFSEYQVGFSDHSPGYFAGIASVPFGISMIEKHFTLDKSFEGPDHKASVTPDELRLLCEGIRAVETSLGSREKTVTPSERKNKIVARKSIVAKKTIQKGEHFTLDNITTKRPGNGISPMAWYDLLGKQAEQDFSEDQLITHTGFSAQEV
- a CDS encoding putative flagellar hook-associated protein FlgK (COG1256); amino-acid sequence: MALDLLNIGMSGLRTSQKQLNVTSHNISNVNTPGYSRQSAEQKADDAHWIGGSQYGTGAYIDNVRRAYDQFAARELTQSTTQLHQANESHAQLAVMDEFISNNASKTIASMNDYYDSVKSLADHPNDLGSRKAVLENAALVSQTVNSTYETLSGMQRDVNDQLVATVDRVNSLGQEIATLNKRIQENPAGEKNDLFDQQQSLVNELAQYTKVTVLKGKDNLANTVIIGDGQTLVSGTESSRLTVIPGDPDPLQTQIAVDDGHTTKPIESDSMGGILGAMVGFRRDVVERSIDEVGRMAIGFAGQVNTIQRQGLDLNGEQGKNLYADINDPVAMSQRVLKPIGSSAEMAVAIDDVSKLQVGDYKLKASTDGVTNTYQMFNAKGEEVLNQSIQATDPQVLQADGMKIEVSSLSAAPSDETFTIRPVRLGGAHMAMSATEPSDIAAQRVVVDAEGNLGTAQLEPLSTAQVSGSYQVIISNSGDTLSVVDAQGTQQTLIDENGNPTTDLNYPISDNVINFADAMNNGVPTLALSGGAMAGDSFMVQLGAVPAEGDNSNLMAMQHLQTQKTMNNGRSSVIDLFQTLTTDVGIQKMNAEKFGQISQLDFDAASERVASVSGVNLDEEAANLMKFQQAYMASSRIMSVARETFDTLLRAV
- a CDS encoding hypothetical protein (COG0457), which translates into the protein MKIDLTPTATLTLQEAFQLGVNTYQEGNKAKAREIFESILEKAPEAIDVLQVLAVLDADDGQYLKAENKLRKALSLCPDDTAIQLDLAHTLKLQGRNIDALALLGEILTVSPQHQGALQLQGEIHKATGNRSQKADKTLKQVSQQKDHQLELEIQKTLETVVQLLTGQHYQPAEQLLQSMLLLCPQNLDLQLKLATVYTLQEKYTNATHQLKSALALSPSSENIILMLAKLYRHTKQYEAGVIACTTFAKNTPQLGPELGKLFSELLMLKGEYHDAYEMSRQLLRQMPSDPEVLWVNAISFFKKVTEKQLFSSELIEQAAKKLTAALDANLDNHEKAIKLSQGMFDLTYLSGDFQQAEQYLNAVSEHYPDDVKVQWNRHILYRYHQQWEQYYQAYESGIETGDRTSYKVNKPYWTPERPFSDKVLVVREQGVGDEVLFAHNLNYLIAKVSQVYLACDERLVPMMQLAFPSIELIPIKANSATIQNQIKLKLLENIDSWLPMGSISQYIFKETGKHWHDEKFVQFPDEMQQSWQHKVNDSSKPTSLKIGISWRSGLRSGARNRNYLSINDVAHFMKQFPNATFYNLQYGDCDKELKKLKKLTGIDVITFDELDLKDDFLSTAALINSLDAVFTSGSSVFRLTVAVGKPCYVFVAREQNDCYTQPISFYGEGKDKRHEKMFAYPPLIDNKFPVVEAIANCIKKDFGI